A region from the Sandaracinus amylolyticus genome encodes:
- a CDS encoding LemA family protein produces the protein MSRTWIVLGVVVLLVLGIAAMGVGQYNGLVQAREGVDASWAQVDNVLQRRADLIPNLVETVRGYASHEREIFTAVSDARSRLLGARGPEDAAEASQALDSALGRLLAIAENYPQLRASEQFTRLQDELAGTENRIAVERRRYNETVRDYNARISTFPTNLFAGMFGFPRREYFEADAGAREVPRVDFGGE, from the coding sequence GCTCGTGCTGGGCATCGCGGCGATGGGCGTGGGCCAGTACAACGGGCTCGTGCAGGCGCGCGAGGGCGTCGACGCGTCGTGGGCCCAGGTCGACAACGTGCTGCAGCGGCGCGCGGATCTGATCCCGAACCTCGTCGAGACGGTGCGCGGATATGCGTCGCACGAGCGCGAGATCTTCACCGCCGTCTCCGATGCGCGCAGTCGACTGCTCGGCGCGCGCGGCCCCGAGGACGCCGCGGAGGCCAGCCAGGCGCTCGACTCGGCGCTCGGTCGATTGCTCGCGATCGCGGAGAACTATCCGCAGTTGCGTGCGAGCGAGCAGTTCACGCGGCTGCAGGACGAGCTGGCGGGGACGGAGAATCGAATCGCGGTGGAGCGGCGCCGGTACAACGAGACGGTGCGCGACTACAACGCTCGCATCTCGACGTTCCCGACGAACCTGTTCGCAGGGATGTTCGGATTCCCGCGGCGCGAGTATTTCGAAGCGGACGCAGGCGCACGAGAGGTGCCGAGAGTCGACTTCGGCGGAGAATGA